The nucleotide window CGTCGGCGGCCTGCTCACTACCGGCGGCACTGGCCGTGGCCTGGGCGGGCGCGCTGCTAGGAGCACTGGGCTCGCGGCTGGGCCGGGCCGCCCCGTTCGGACTGCTCACCGCGCCGCGGTCGTTGCCGCCGCGGGTGTAGTTCCGGCGGGCACGCTCGCCACCGGGCCGCTCGTCACGGTTGTACCCGCGTTCACGGCCAGCCCGCGGACCGCCCTGACCTTCTTCGGGGGGCATGTTCTCCAGCGTCCAGTCGCCGAAGTACATGCGCTGCACGGTGATGTTCACCGGGCGCAGGTGCTCGTTGCGGGGACGCTCCAGCGTAATTACGCGCCGTGAGCCCCGCCCGGCCGAGGCGCCGTTGACCGGCATACCGCCGAAGGTGCGCCCGCCTTCCCGGCCGCCGCTCTCGCCGCGACCGCCCGAGCGGCCCGCACCTCGGCCGCCCTGCGGCGCGCGCACGAAGCCCTGACGGGCGGCGGCCTGGGGGCTGCTCTGGATGGCGGGGCCGTCGTCGAGCGTGAACTTGCGCGGCGATGTCGCGGGCAGGCTCTGGAGTTTCTCGCGCTTCTCCTGCTCGCGGTCTTCGCGGCGGCGGGCGCGGGGTTTGACGTTCGTGTCCATATCGTTCTCCTCGGAATAGGTTCCGGGGGTGTAGTCCGGATCGGTCGGATCGGCCAGCGTGAAATCGGTCTGACGCGCCAGCGGCTTGACGCTGCTGATGGTGACCTCGACGCTGTCGCCCAGGCGGAAGCTGCGCCCGCGCGAGCGGCCCTTGAGGATCTGCGCGTCTTCCAGGTAGATGTAGTAGTCGTCGCTGAGGTGGCTGATGTGCAGCTTGCCCTCGACGCCGTTGTCGAGCGCCACGAACAGCCCCGAGGCGACCACGCCCGACACCGTACCCGCGAAGGACTCGCCCAGGTGTGCCTGCGCCCACTTGGCCTGATAGTACTTCGTGAGGTCGCGTTCGGCCTCGGACGCCGAGCGCTCGCGCGCCGAGGTGTGCTCGCCCATACCCGGCAGGCGGCCCTGAAGCTGCGCCACCGCGCGGTTGCCCGCCTTCAGCTCGCCCGAGAGCACCCCACGCATCGTGCGGTGCACCACGAGGTCGGGATAGCGGCGGATCGGCGAGGTGAAGTGCAGGTACTCGCCGAAGGCCAGCCCGAAGTGGCCCAGATTCTCGCCCGCGTACTTGGCCTGCTGCATGGAACGCAGCAGCAGCGTGTTGACCACGCTCTCGCGGGGCGTGCCGCGCACTCCCTTGAGCACCGCCTGGTACGACTGCGGGGTCGGCTCGCCGCCAGGGAAGGCCAACCCCATGCGCCCGATGGCCGCCGAGACGTCCTGGAAGCGCTGGAGGGTCGGTTCCTCGTGGATGCGGAACAGGGTCGGGATCTCGCGCTGCAACAGCTCGTGCGCCACGACCTTGTTGGCGAGCAGCATCAGGTCCTCGATCATGCCGCGCGCCGTTTCCTCGCGGATGGGGATGAGTTCCATCTTGCCGCCCTTGCCAACGTCCACCTTGACCTCACGCATCTTGAAGTCCAGCGAGCCTTCGCGCAGACGCTTCTGGCGCAGCTTGCTCGTGATCTTCAGAAGGAGATGCAGGTCGCCCTCAAGGTGCCGGGCGTGGTCGGGCAGGGTCGCCGTCGCCTCGCTGTAGGCCTGCACCTCGTCGTAGGTGAGGCGCGCCTTGGAGTTGATGACGCTGGGCGTGAGCTGCACCTTCAGGATCTCGCCCTCGGCCGACAGCTCGATCATGGCGGTCATGGTCAGGCGGTCCTGGTAGGGCACGAGACTGCACACGCCGTTGCTGAGGTGCTCGGGGAGCATCGGCAACACGCGGCCCGGCAGGTACACGCTGGTGGCGCGGGCGTAGGCTTCCTTGTCCAGCGGTGTGCCCTCAGCGACGTAGTGGCTCACGTCGGCGATGTGCACGCCCACCACGAAGGTGCCCTCAGGCGTGGGCTGGATGTGGATGGCGTCGTCGAAATCCTTGGCGTCGCGGCCGTCCACCGTGAAGATGTTGAACTCACGTAGGTCGAGCCGCCCGTTCAGGGCTTCTCCAGGGATCTCGGTCGGGATGGCGTTGGCTTGGTCGAGCACGTCCTGCGGGAACTCGCCGCGCAGGTCGTACTTGACGATCACCGCTTCGGTCTCGGTCTCGGGATCGTCCTCGGCGCCCAGCACGCGCGCCACCTGACCGAAGACCTCGTCCTCGCCGGTCGCCTCGGGCCAGTACAGCTCGGTGACGACGCGCGCGCCGGCCTCCAGCTCCTCCAGCCCGTCGGGCAGCAGCAGGATCCGGTGCCGGGCCCGGTGGTCGTCGGGCTTGAGAATGGGGTGGCCGTGGTGGAATTCCAGCGTGCCCACGAGCTGCGAGTACGCGCGCTGCACGATACGGACCACACTGGCGCGCGGGTTCCCGTCGCCGCGCTGGCCCCGGCGCGGGCTGCCCCGGCCCCGGTCCTCGCGGCTGTCGCCCCGGCCTTCCATGCGGACTAGAACGGTGTCGCCGTTCCAGGCTTCCAGGGTCGAGCCTTCGGGGACATAGTAGTCCTCGCCGCCCGAATCGGGAATCACGAAGCCGAAGCCCGCCGCCGACGCCTGGAAGCGCCCGCGCACGAGACTCATGGCCTCGGGCAGCCCGTAGGTGCGCCGGCGGGTGCGGACGACCGTGCCGTCCTCGACCAGCGTTTCGAGCAGACTTTCGAGGTCGCGCCAGTTCCCCAGGCGTTCGAGCATCTGCCGCGTGAAGGTCCGCTCCAGGTCGCGGACATGCACCGGCCGCCCCAGCTTGCGCAGCTGCGCCACCACGAGGGCCTGTTCGGGCTGCCCGGTACTGCCGGCCGCGTCGCCCGCGTCCAGACTTTCGTCCTCGGCGTTCTCG belongs to Deinococcus sp. Leaf326 and includes:
- the rnr gene encoding ribonuclease R; translation: MKKAEAAQDDLSVSADSKPTAKRDKSAAPASGSAAATENNIETKVSKRKKSLQDAGQVTPEPAVAEPSAAASDAASPTPRRGRKPKAELAAPGALAAPKASRGRASKAVSQPEATEPAAPKPRRGRRAAATSEAVAAEAPVLEEAVSEFPLTETTQAEPLEAEILAAESVQDVAPAPEPQVSELAPAEIEPDLAAADPAMPNEQVARPARRGRKPKAEAEAAPAEVAAPVPAEDAPPARRRGRRPAQAAAPAPEVGLEPADTAEGQAVAEGSAGTTGADLSAAGPDPIVQPVPRRGRRKKTEEPAAPLSDVLAGVEAVEAVSEGSSDTGEEAAPAAVVVATPDDEPVVDTPQVAAELEPEPEPAPLTRRRGRKARAEAEAAAMAPAPVAVPEAELAEAEEATPEKLVEAPDENAEDESLDAGDAAGSTGQPEQALVVAQLRKLGRPVHVRDLERTFTRQMLERLGNWRDLESLLETLVEDGTVVRTRRRTYGLPEAMSLVRGRFQASAAGFGFVIPDSGGEDYYVPEGSTLEAWNGDTVLVRMEGRGDSREDRGRGSPRRGQRGDGNPRASVVRIVQRAYSQLVGTLEFHHGHPILKPDDHRARHRILLLPDGLEELEAGARVVTELYWPEATGEDEVFGQVARVLGAEDDPETETEAVIVKYDLRGEFPQDVLDQANAIPTEIPGEALNGRLDLREFNIFTVDGRDAKDFDDAIHIQPTPEGTFVVGVHIADVSHYVAEGTPLDKEAYARATSVYLPGRVLPMLPEHLSNGVCSLVPYQDRLTMTAMIELSAEGEILKVQLTPSVINSKARLTYDEVQAYSEATATLPDHARHLEGDLHLLLKITSKLRQKRLREGSLDFKMREVKVDVGKGGKMELIPIREETARGMIEDLMLLANKVVAHELLQREIPTLFRIHEEPTLQRFQDVSAAIGRMGLAFPGGEPTPQSYQAVLKGVRGTPRESVVNTLLLRSMQQAKYAGENLGHFGLAFGEYLHFTSPIRRYPDLVVHRTMRGVLSGELKAGNRAVAQLQGRLPGMGEHTSARERSASEAERDLTKYYQAKWAQAHLGESFAGTVSGVVASGLFVALDNGVEGKLHISHLSDDYYIYLEDAQILKGRSRGRSFRLGDSVEVTISSVKPLARQTDFTLADPTDPDYTPGTYSEENDMDTNVKPRARRREDREQEKREKLQSLPATSPRKFTLDDGPAIQSSPQAAARQGFVRAPQGGRGAGRSGGRGESGGREGGRTFGGMPVNGASAGRGSRRVITLERPRNEHLRPVNITVQRMYFGDWTLENMPPEEGQGGPRAGRERGYNRDERPGGERARRNYTRGGNDRGAVSSPNGAARPSREPSAPSSAPAQATASAAGSEQAADGNRRRRRRGRRSGPGGTAQD